In Actinoplanes octamycinicus, the genomic window CAGTCCACCCCGGTGCGCTGGCTGGTGATCATCGGGTTCGTGGTGCTGGCGTACCTGCTGCCGTACATCGGTGAGGTGCCGGTGATCGGACCGCAGATCATCACCACCGGCGTGGACTGGTCCACCGTCCTGTTCGAGATGTCGTACTACGTGCTGCTGGCCCTCGGCCTGAACGTGGTGGTCGGCTTCGCCGGCCTGCTGGACCTGGGCTACGTCGGCTTCTTCGCCGTCGGCGCCTACGTCACCGCGCTGCTCACGTCGCCGGACAGCGTGCTGCACACCGAGTACGGCTGGCTGGTCGCGATCCCGGTCGCGCTGGCTGTGACGATGCTGGCGGGTGTCCTGCTGGGCTGGCCGACGCTGCGGTTGCGGGGCGACTACCTGGCGATCGTGACGCTCGGTTTCGCGGAGATCATCCGGATCGTGGCCACCAGCGCCACCTGGGCGCGCGGTGACCGCGGCTTCTCCAGCATCCCGCACCCGCCGGGCAAGCTGTCCGACGGCAGCCCGATCTTCGGGGTCACCGACGCCATCCCGTACTTCTGGCTCGGCCTGACCGTGGTGATCCTGGTCGTCCTGGGTGTCCGCAACCTCGACCGCAGCCGGGTCGGCCGCTCGTGGCTCGCCATCCGCGAGGACGAGGAGGCCGCCGAGATCATGGGCGTGCGGACGATCAAGTTCAAGCTGTGGGCGTTCGCCATCGGCGCGTTCATCGGCGGCCTGGGCGGTGTGCTGTTCGCCGGCGAGACCGGCTTCATCAACTCGCAGACGTTCATCCTGCAGTTCTCGATCCTGATCCTGGCCGGCGTGGTCATGGGTGGCTCCGGCAACATCGCCGGCGCGATCCTCGGTGGCGCGCTGATCTCGTACATCCCGAACCGCCTGCGCGGCATCGAGGACCCGTTCTTCGACACGGACCTGTACGAATACCGGTTCGCCCTGTTCGGCGCGATGATCATCTTGAT contains:
- a CDS encoding branched-chain amino acid ABC transporter permease — translated: MSAVADKPVVQNGKKSNRQLRGWLGRQSTPVRWLVIIGFVVLAYLLPYIGEVPVIGPQIITTGVDWSTVLFEMSYYVLLALGLNVVVGFAGLLDLGYVGFFAVGAYVTALLTSPDSVLHTEYGWLVAIPVALAVTMLAGVLLGWPTLRLRGDYLAIVTLGFAEIIRIVATSATWARGDRGFSSIPHPPGKLSDGSPIFGVTDAIPYFWLGLTVVILVVLGVRNLDRSRVGRSWLAIREDEEAAEIMGVRTIKFKLWAFAIGAFIGGLGGVLFAGETGFINSQTFILQFSILILAGVVMGGSGNIAGAILGGALISYIPNRLRGIEDPFFDTDLYEYRFALFGAMIILIMVVRPQGLIPSRRRAMELKDREKEAAPQ